The Taeniopygia guttata chromosome 27, bTaeGut7.mat, whole genome shotgun sequence region ttcatttcaggtttttttaattttcttgggtttatttttgtttcccttcagCCTCCCCGTTTTGGACGGGGACGTGAGACAAAGGGACGAGCCCTGTCCCGCACCCCCCCTCACTTTGTCACCCCGCCGCCTTTGTTGGGATCAAATTTATCCTTataggagagggaaaaaaaagaaaaaaagagggaaaaccactttattttcctgttttgtcaCCAGCCGGAGGGGCCTCAGAGCGATTTTAGctttaaaagagagaaaaccaccccacccccccagaAAAAAGGGATATAATTTTATTACAGATGGATTatttaatagtatttttttaattggggtgggggcggagggggggacagggacaagcgCGTCGTGGGTTAAATTATtccgggggtggggggggggggatttggggtggtcCCAAATTAGGAGAGAGGGGTAAGGTTGTCCTTGTCACCTCCTCTGGGGGGAAGGACCCTGGTTTGGGGTGAGGAGTGGGGCGATCGTGCGTGGGGGGGGATCCCCATCCCGGGAGAGGGAAACGcctctggattttggggaggggggaaaggaggggctgCGGCCCCCCGGCAGCGTGCCCGGCTTGCTTTGGGCTGGtgtcccccccccgccccgccgtgtgtcccccgtgtcccccggccccgctcacgCTCGCTCTGGGTCTCGGTTCGGTATTTTGTAAGATGTCACCCATGTTCGTCCTTGTATAAATAAACTGTTTCTGGCAATACCCGCCGGGCCCGCTGCCTTTTGGGGGGATGCTGGGGGTGCCTTTGTCACCCctgggctcggggggctctgtCCCCGTTGTGTCCCCCCGATCCCGGTTGTGTCCCCTCCCGATCCCGGCTCTGTCCCCGGTCCCGGCTCTGTGCCCGTTGTGTCCCCGTTGTGTTCCCCCGATCCCGGCTCTGTCCCCGATCCCGGCTCTGTCCCCGTTGTCCCCCCCGATCCCGGTTATGTCCCCCCCGATCCCGGCTCTGTCCCCGATCCCGGCTCTGTCCCCGTTGTGTCCCCCCCGATCCCGGCTCTGTCCCCGTTGTCCCCGCAGCACTCGGGGCCGGGCTCGGTTCCGGAGCTTTATTTGGTTGCAAACGGGGCAGCCCCGCGCACACCGGGCTGagggggggtcctggggggtcccggggggtcccgggggtcccgtcCCCGCTGCAGAGGGCACAGCGGGGACGGGGGTGGCAGCTCGGTGTCCCCAcgccggggctgtccccgggctgtgcccccagACCCGCCGGGCACGGGGCACCCCCGGCTCTGCCCCACGGGGGTGGGAccccctgcccgggctggggggggtccctggggcaggagagggCGAACACGAACCGGGAGAAGCGCTCGGTTTGGGGGGACGGGGTGAGAGTGAACCGGGAACAGAGCGGAACCCCCCACTCagtctgggggtccctggggcaAGGGAGGGTGAGGTGAACTGGGACAGGAGTGGGGACCCCCTACTCAGTCTCGGGAGTCCCTGGGGTAAAACGGGTGTGATAATGAACTGGCAACAGAGCAGACACCCCCTAGACAATTTGGGGGGTCGCTGGGACTGgtggggatgaactgggagcaGATCCCCCCTCCCCGACATGGGGGGCGGTCTAGGGGGTCGCCCGGAGCCActggaggatgaggatgaaCCGGGACAGGAGTGGGGACCCCTACTCACTTTCGGGGGTCCCTGGGGCAACAGGAGCGTGAGAACGAACTGCTAACAGAGCAAACACCCCCTAGCCAGCGTGGGGGCCCCGGGGCTGGGATGCCCCGGGAGCAGACCCCCCCTCCCCGGTACAGAGGGGGGCTAGGGGGTCGCCCGGAGCCGCCGCAGGAAGAGGATGAGCTGGGGCATGAGGGAGCCCACCAGCACGGGCCCCAGGGCATAGCGGGCACCCACGTTCAGGTACCAGAGCGCCGTGCCCTCGCTCCGGGGCAGCTTGTGCAGCACGtccagggccagcagccccagggccgcGCTGCCCAGCGGCGGCTCCAGCGCCCGCAGCTCCTCGGCGGCGCGGCGGCTCAGCGAGCACCGGGcggccagtgccagccccagcgcGGTGCCGCTCGCCCGGCACAGCGAGGCCCAGGGCCGCGTCTCGGGCCGCAGCCAGCCCGGCTCCGAGCACCGCGAACCGGCCCGCCGGAGCGACCTGCGGGCAGCGCGGGGGTCGGGCTGGGGCGGCCCCTGGCCCCAAAGATCGGGGGGCACATCCCCGGAGCGGGCCCTGGCAGCCCCGGGGCAcagccccaaaaacacccctgGAAGCTGATTGCTGGGGATGCTCCCTGGGGAGACCCCTCCCCGGTGGGCACGTCCCGGGGTACCCCCTGAGACCCCGGAAGGGTGATCGCTGTGGCACCCCTGTCCCCCGGTGgcagccctgtccccctgtgACAGCCCTctccccctgcagcagccctgtcccccggtggcagccctgtccctctgtggcagccctgtccctctgtGACAGCCCTGTCCCCCCGTGACCACCCTGTCCCCCCCCTggcagccctgtcccctgtggcagccctgtccccctgtggcagccctgtccccctgtgacagccctgtccctctgtgacagccctgtccccctgtgACAGCCCTTTTCCCCGTGACATTCCTTTCACCCTGTGACACCCCTTTTCCCCATGACACCCTTTTCCCCCATGACACCCCTGTCcccccctgtccccgtcccggctctcaccagtccaggtccaGCCCCGCGGCCGTGGCCAGCCCGTGCAGCCCCAGCGcgcccaggagcagccccagagccgTCAGCAGGAAGAAGCGGCACTTGAGGAAGTTGGGGGGCCAGcgctgcagcccccagcccagagccatcCCTGGAGGGGGCACAGGCGGGGTTGgcactgggacggactgggaagGGCCCGGGAAGGGCTGCGGTGCCCCCCTCACCTGCCAGGGAGCCGGTGACCACCTGGTGGGGGAAGTGGGCCAGCACGAAGATGCGGGAGAGCCCCATGGCCACCAGCAGGAGGATGTAGGCGAGGAACGGGATCAGCCTCAGCAGCCGGCTGGAAGGGAACGGGAGGGAAGCACAGCTGAACGGGGCATCCAAAACTCCTGGGGGGCTTCaggggctcccccagccccttccagggctGCCAGGGAAGGGATGTGTCccctggagggaaggaagggatccagccccttccagggctCCCAGGGAAGGGACGTGTCccctggagggaaggaggggatccagccccttccagggctCCCAGGGAAGGGATGTGTCCCCTGGAGCGGCCCTGCTGCGAGGGAAGGGATCCACATCACCCTCCCCGGCCGCCGGGGTCCCACATCCACCCCCACATCCACCCCCTCTTCCCACAGGTGCTCTGAAGCTCCCAAGGGACGGTGTCTCCATCCCGGGGCTCCTCCTGCCCGCTccccctgggctctgccccacATCCCACCCCTCGGGTCGCTCCCCTGCCCGTGCCGGCCTCACCTCCGGGTGCACCGCGACACTTCCTTGCTCAGGGCGGTGACAACTGGCCACAGGGCCGCCGCCAGGATCATGCAGTGCCCCGAGGGGCTCCCTGCGGATGAAGCACAGGAGAGGCGCACTGCCGAGCGCAGCCCTTCCCCGCCGCTCGGAACGGCTCCTCCCGCCTCCAGCCCACCGGgatggggctcctggggctgctcccgggATCCCGGGGCTGCCCGAGCCGGGACTCACCTGGGCCCGTCTCGCAGGTGACCGGGAACTGGCGCAGCGGGAGCTGCTCCCGGCTGGAGAGCCCCGACTCGTGGATCCACCAGTACGGGCGCTCCCCGAACAGGAACCTGCGGCAGGGACAGCGCGGAGCTGCGAGAGAGCCTGGAGAGCCGGACCGGGATCCTGCGGGGTTCCTACAGCCCGAGCTGGGATCCAGGAGAGCAGGATcctgcaggtccctgcagcCCACCCTGAATGATCCAGGAGAGCAGGATcctgcaggtccctgcagcccatcccaggatctccaggagagcaggatcCTGCAGGTTCCTACAGCCCATCCCAGGACAATCCCATCTCCAGGATGAAGCCACAGAGGATCAGGATCCTTTGCCAGCCCCGATGCCTCTGGAGCTTTCCTGTGCCAGGAATTCCTGGTGGGAGTTCAGGTGACCCTGCGGAATGCCCCAGGCAGGGAGTTTGTGCCCTGAAACCTCCAGGCAGGGAGTCTGAGCCCCGAAATCCCCAGGCTGGGGGTCAGTCTGTGCCCAAATTCCCCAGGCTGGGGGTCTGAGCCCAGAactgcccaggctgggggtcTGTGCCCAAactgcccaggctgggggtcTGAGCCCAGAACTGACCAGGCTGGGGGTCAGTCTGTGCCCAAAGTCCCCAGGCTGGGGGTCAGTCTGTGCCCAAactgcccaggctgggggtcTGAGCCCAAACTGCCCAGGCCGGGGGTCAGTCTGAGCCCAAactgcccaggctgggggtcagtgtgtgcccaggctgggggtcAGTGTGTGCCCAAactgcccaggctgggggtcAGTCTGTGCCCAAACTCCccgggcagggagggggagccCCGGTGCCCCTCCGTGTGCCCCTCACCACTTGAGCACCACGTTGAGCCACTCGGCCAGCAGGGcgctccagagcagcagcagcgccacgCGCTCGCCCAGCCCGCGGGCCAGCGGGAAGAACACGGTGTAGATGGCGTTGGGATCCAGCTGGGACGTCAGCAGCAGCCAGAACTGCTCCAGCCAGGCCGGCCCGGCCTGCAGGGCCACGGCGGCGCGGATCCCGGCCTCGTGCAGGGCGTCCATGGCACCGGGCTGGGCACACGGGGAGGGGGATCAGCCCGGGCACAGACCCCCGGGAGTCCcgtggggatggggtgggagggggaTGGATCCTCAGGGATGCCCTGGGGACACCGTGGGAGGGGGATGGATCCTCAGGGATGCCCTGGGGACACCGTGGGAGGGGGATGGATCCCAGGGATGCCTTGGCACTGATTCAGGCACTCATTCACCACTTGAACCgactgcccagctcctgcccaggggcaGAACACGCCTCTGGTGGCTCTGGGAtgggagccagggcaggatCCCGGGGGATTGGTGTGGGATTTGCTGGAGCAGCCCAGATGCTCCAAAGagccaccacctccctggggcTTTCCCTTGGAGACCTCCTGGGGCTCCTGTGGGGATTCTGCAGAAGGCCTGGGGAGTCTCTGGAGCCTCCCTTGCTATTCCTTGTGGTTTCCCTGTCCTGTGGTTATGCTGCAGAATGCCTGGGCTCTCCCTGGAGCCACCCTTGCTATTCCCTGTGGATTCCctgggctctccctgcagcGACTCTTGggcatccctgagcatccctgagcatGCCTGgacatccctgagcatccctgggcatccctgaccatccctgggcatccctgaccatccctgggcatccctgaccattcctgagcatccctgggcatccctgagcatccctgaccatccctgagcatccctggacatccctgagcatccctgagcattcctgggcatccctgggcatccctgagcatccctgggcatccctgagcatccctgagcatccctgaccattcctgggcatccctgggcatccctgacCATCCCTGACcatccctgggcatccctgggcatccctgggcatccctgacCATCCCTGACCATCCCTGGGCTCCCTCTGGGCCTGCCTGGGCTCTCGGGCCCGAGGCCTCCCTGGGCTCTCCCTACACCAAGACCCCCGGTCTCCCCGTCCCCACCGGCGGCCTCTGCGCCCCCTGCGCCTCCCGGAGGCGCCGCCCAGCCCCGGTACCGGCGGGCGGCACCTGAGGGGCGGATTCCATCCCGGCCGCCCCTCAGCGCTCCCTCCCGCCGCTCTCACCGCCCTCTTCCGCCTACACTTCCCAGCACCGCCCGCGGGGCGCCGCGCTACGGCGGGGCGGGAGGGCCATACCGCGCCCGGGTGTGTGTGGGGAGTGGGCTCGGCCAATCAGCGCGCGGGGCGGAGCAGATCGGCGGGGCGGAGCGCCAATCCCCGCCCTCGGCGGcgcctggccccgcccccgccgcgcctGGCCGAGGCGAGCGGAGCcgcgggcgctgcgggcggaCAAGATGGCGGCGCCGGGCGAGTACTTCAGCGTGGGCAGCCAGGTGTCCTGCcgcacctgccaggagcagcgcCTCCAGGGCGAGGTCGTCGCCTTCGACTACCCCAGCAAGATGCTGGCGCTCAGTATCCACCCGCCCGCGCCTCGCCGCCGCTGCtcccggccccggcgcggcccgCTCGGGCCTCTGCGGCCCGCCCGATGGGGGGGGGgcgtgagggagggaggggaaagggggcgaAGGAGGGGAAGGGCTGCGAGGGGATGGAGGTGGGCGGCGACAGGGAGGGGTTTGAGGGGCAGCGGGGAGACCCCCGAGGGATGGGGGGAGTGGGGAGCCCGGCAGCGAGGTTTTGGGGGGAGCGGGGAggtttgttttgggggattGGGGAGGCTGGGTCAGGGGGGAATGGGGGCATTGGGAGCCCGTTTTGGGGTGAATGGGGGTCCTGTGTTGTAAAGAGCTTAGGGGGGAGTGGGGAGCCCGGCACTGGGGAGGTTTGTTTTGGGAGGATTGGGAGCCCGTTTTGGGGTGAATGGGGGTCCTGGATTATGAAGAGCTTAGGGGGTCCTGGATTCTAAAGGGATGGGGGGAGTGGGGAGCCCGGCAGGGAGGTTGGGGTGATTGGAGAGGTTTGTGTCGGGGAGAACGGGGGCGTTGGGGGCTCCTTGTGCAGGGATTGGGGGGACTTGGAAGTGAGgggccctgccctggggggaatgggggagTTGGGGGTCTTGTGGTGGGTGAATGGGATGTGGGGTGGCCTGTAGGGAGATTCTGGGGGGAGCGgggtggtttgttttggggggattggggatcCTCTGTTGGGGTGAGTGGGGGGATATTGGGAGCCCGTTTTGGGGTGAATGAGGGTCCTGGATTATAAAGGGATGGGGGGAATGGGGAGCCCTGTACTGGCTTGGATGGGGGCACAGAGAGCACCCAGTTTTGGGGACAATGGAGGGGACTGTGCTGTcctggaggttttttggggggcacagCGAGGAACCCTGTAGTGGGGTGAGTGGGGGTGTGGCATTCACTGTGGGGAGTTGGGAGCATTGAATTGGGGTGAGTGGGGGCAGTGGGgggtccctgccccccccccccccccccagtagGAATACACGTGgatctggttttgtttggagCCTGCAAGGAACGGGGAAAGCTGTTGGGAGGCAGTGGAGGGTCCCGGGAGAGGGGAAGGctcagctcagggctggtgcCGGGGTTctgggggcacaggggtggcttctgcAGGGActgaggagctgggacagggttTTGTGGCCGGAGCTGTGGGAAGCACAACAGGAAAAGGGCCCCTGGGTGCCTGGGATGTGGTTGGAGCCAGGGGAGCTGCCAGGTCCCACTGGAGGAAAGTCCCAGAGGGTCTGACAGGTTCTCAGTGCTGCCTGTGAGCCCCACGGGGGCTGAGCacttcccaaaatccagctcttctcccacagctgggctgccccagcccatcCCCCAGAGGGGAGATGGAATTCCCTGGCTTCATGCTCACTGAGCGGCGATTTTAGGGGGGCTCCACCTTGTGCTcagggggctgggagaggagcaggggctTCCACGGGGATCTCTTCCAGGAGATGGTGCTGGCATGGAAGAGGCTCTCCATGTTGTGCTTCTTCCATCCATCTATCCCTCATCCATTTATGgacccatccatccatcatccatccatctatatcatccatccatccatccatccatcatccatcatccatccatcatccatccatcatccatccatccatccatcatccatcatccatccatccatcatccatccatccatccatcatccatccatccatcatccatcatccatccatccatccatccatccatccatcatccatccatccatccatccatcatccatccatccatccatccatcatccatccatccatcatccatccatccatccatcatccattcatccatccatcatccattcatccatccatcatccatcatccatccatccatccatccatccatcatccatccatccatccatccatcatccatccatccatccatccatccatccatcatccatcatccatccatccatcatccatcatccatccatcatccatccatcatccatcatccatccatcatccatccatcatccatccatcatccatcatccatccatcatccatccatccatccatcatccatccatcatccatcatccatccatcatccatccatccatccatccatccatccatcatccatcatccatccatccatccatccatcatccatccatccatccatcatccatccatcatccatcatccatccatcatccatccatccatccatcatccatccatcatccatcatccatccatctatcccttcatccatccatccatccatccatccatcatccatccatccatccatccatccatccatccatcatccatcatccatcatccatccatccatccatccatccatcatccatccatccatccatccatcatccatcatccatccatccatcatccatccatcatccatccatccatcatccatccatccatccatccatcatccatccatcatccatccatccatccatccatcatccatccatccatccatccatcatccatccatcatccatccatccatccatcatccatcatccatccatccatccatccatccatcatccatccatccatccatccatccatcatccatccatccatccatcatccatccatccatccatccatcatccatccatcatccatccatccatccatccatcatccatccatccatccatccatcatccatccatccatccatcatccatccatcatccatccatcatccatccatcatccatccatccatccatccatccatccatccatccatccatccatccatccatccatcatccatccatccatcatccatccatccatccatccctccaccAGCACCAAACGTGGGATCACTGATGGTcccagggagggacaggggcgCAGAGGAGCCCCCCACAATCccccctctcctgctctgctccggGCCGGTTCCAGCTGCCCAAACCCCTCTCTGGCTGTGTTTTCCTTGACCCCCCCTGCAGAATGCCCCTCTTCCAGCGGCAAGCCCAACCACGCAGACATCCTGCTCGTAAACCTACAGTACGTGTCAGAAGTGGAAATAATCAACGACCGCACGGAAACGCCTCCCCCTTTAGCCTCCCTCAACGTCAGCAAGGTGAGAGACCCCCCAGCagggatcccccaaatcctgcagggatCCACCCAAATCCAGCAGGGATCTCCCCCCAGGATTCCTGCAGGGATCCCCCTCAAATTCTGCagggatcccccaaatcctgcagggatCCCTCCCAGGAATCCTGCAGGGATCCCCCTCAAATTCTGCagggatcccccaaatcctgcagggaatCCTCCCAGGAATCCTGCAGGGATCCCTCCCAGGAATCCTGCAGGGATCCATCACAGGAATCCTGCAGGGATCCCTCTCAAATCTGCAGGGATACCCCCCAGGAATCCTGCAGGGATCCATCACAGGAATCCTTCAGGGATCCTCCCAGGAATCCTGCAGGGATACCCCTCAAATTCTGCagggatcccccaaatcctgcagggatgCCCCCCAGGAATCCTGCAGGGATCCCCCCCCCAGGAATCCTGCagggatcccccaaatccagcagggatccccccaaatccagcagggaTCCCCCCCCGGATTCCTGCAGGGatttccccccccaaatccagcagggaTCCCCCCCAGGAATCCTGCAGGGATCCCCCCCAGGATTCCTGCAGGGATCCCCCCAGATCCTGCAGGAATCCAGCAGGATTTGccgctggagctgctctgggcgcAGCTTCCCAGCATTccatcctggggctggggtttggtgatttggggctggattttaCCAGTTTGGCATCTGAATTTTGGCAGTTGGAGGCCTGGATTTGGTTGGGTTTAGGGTCTGGGCATTTGGcatttaggggttttttgggtggttttggagcCCAGATTTTATGTATAGATTTTTGGCATCTGGGGACAcggattttggtgtttttggggtctaAGGTGATGTTGTTTTGGGGCTTGCATTTTGAGGGGTTTGGAGCCTGGGTTTTGGTAGTCTGGGTGCAGGTGGTGGTGTTTGGGGTCTGGATGATGCTGGTTTGGGTCTAGATTTTGGCATTTTGGGTAAAGCTGAACTCATAAAGGGGAGCTCACAGAATTCTGAGGAATGGCTTTTCATCCATCCTGGGACGGGATCACTGCTGATTCCCAGTGAGGTGGAAGGACGGGAAGGGGACCCCGAGCCCTCGGTGCTGGGATGGACCCGGGTGTGACAGGGGCTCAGCTGGCACCTCCTTGTCCCACAGGGACACCTCTGGAATTGCAGTGTGGGGAGCCCCTGAGGAATTGCAGTGTGGGGAGCCCCCCAGGAATTGCAGTGTGGGGAGTCCCTGAGGAATTCCAGTGCCCCCTTGGGTTGGTGTGTGGGGAATGAGGGCTGCGGTGGGGTTGGAAGTTCCAGTGGCAGGGGGGCCGTTctgtggggctgccccacaTCCCCTTCCCCACGCTGGGACGTTGCTGGCCGGGACTGGTTGTACTGGGAGGAGGAGCTGTGGGCACTGGAACCCAGAGCATTGGGGACTTGGGGACACGCACGGGGCTGGCACTCAGCTCGGCACAGCCACCCCGTGCCATTCCAGGGGGATTTCGGAGGGATCCCCTGGATCTCCCCAGCCTGCTGGCACCCGAGTGGGATCAGGGGCTACCCGAGCCCCGGGGGACCCTGGCATGGCCCCTGGTGGCCCTGGCATGAACCTTGGTGGCCCCCACGGTCCCTGAATTCCGTCATTCAGCCCGAGGGAGCAGGAGTGACTCATCCATTGACGAGGTGTGTgcagggagctcctggagtgctgggatccaggggctggagctgagccGCTTCCcgctgggaaaggggagcatTATCCCCTGGGAAAGGGTGCATTATCCCCTGGGAAAGGGGTGCATTATCCCCTGGGAAAGGGGTGCATTATCCCCTGGGAAAGGGGTGCATTATCCCCTGGGAAAGGGGTGCATTATCCCCTGGGAAAGGGGTGCATTATCCCCTGGGAAAGGGGTGCGATTCCCGCTGGGAAAGGGATGCATTTCCTCCTGGGAAAGGGGTGCATTATCCCCTGGGAAAGGGGTGCATTATCCCCTGGGAAAGGGGTGCATTATCCCCTGGGAAAGGGGTGCATTATCCCCTGGGAAAGGGGTGCATTATCCCCTGGGAAAGGGGTGCATTATCCCCTGGGAAAGGGGTGCATTATCCCCTGGGAAAGGGGTGCATTTCCCGCTGGGAAAGGGGTGCGTTTCCCGCTGGGAAAGGGGTGCATTTCCCGCTGGGAAAGGGGTGCATTTCCCGCTGGGAAAGGGGTGCATTTCCCCCTGGGAAAGGGGTGCGTTTCCCGCTGGGAAAGGGGTGCATTTCCCGCTGGGAAAGGGGTGCATTTCCCGCTGGGAAAGGGGTGCATTTCCCCCTGGGAAAGGGGTGCATTATCCCCTGGGAAAGGGGTGCGTTTCTCCCGGGAAAGGGGTGCATTATCCCCTGGGAAAGGGGTGCATTATCCCCTGGGAAAGGGGTGCATTTCCCGCTGGGAAAGGGGTGCATTATCCCCTGGGAAAGGGGTGCGTTTCCCGCTGGGAAAGGGGTGCATTATCCCCTGGGAAAGGGGTGCGTTTCCCGCTGGGAAAGGGGTGCATTTCCCGCTGGGAAAGGGGTGCATTTCCCGCTGGGAAAGGGGTGGGGTGCAGGGAAGCTCCCGTGGGGCGCTGTGTCTGATCTCGGGGAGAGCCATTCCCAGCCgggatggggtggggggtgTGAGGGTGAGGaaggctcctggccctgctgaggcACTCAGGGGGCACACAGGGAGCGTCctgtgctcctgcagtgcctgctgcCCCCAAGAGCGGACTTGGggtggctggagagggactcCTGTCCCTTAGGGGCGCTGAGGTGTCCCCAgtcagagggagctggggcttTTCTGCCTCAGAGGGGCTTTGGGAGGGGTGGAACcccctcagccagcagcaggaagccAGTCCAGCTCTGGGTGTGCTCCCAGCAATGAGGAGGctccagcaggaggaagaggagggatgATGATGCTGCCGTGGCTCCTCCACTGCGGCAGCTCCAGCCGGGAAAAGGCGGCTGGTCCAAGGCTGCTGCCTCCAGgctctgcttccttctcctcccacatCCACGGGATGCAGCATGGGGGATGC contains the following coding sequences:
- the G6PC3 gene encoding glucose-6-phosphatase 3 isoform X1; protein product: MESAPQPGAMDALHEAGIRAAVALQAGPAWLEQFWLLLTSQLDPNAIYTVFFPLARGLGERVALLLLWSALLAEWLNVVLKWFLFGERPYWWIHESGLSSREQLPLRQFPVTCETGPGSPSGHCMILAAALWPVVTALSKEVSRCTRSRLLRLIPFLAYILLLVAMGLSRIFVLAHFPHQVVTGSLAGMALGWGLQRWPPNFLKCRFFLLTALGLLLGALGLHGLATAAGLDLDWSLRRAGSRCSEPGWLRPETRPWASLCRASGTALGLALAARCSLSRRAAEELRALEPPLGSAALGLLALDVLHKLPRSEGTALWYLNVGARYALGPVLVGSLMPQLILFLRRLRATP
- the G6PC3 gene encoding glucose-6-phosphatase 3 isoform X2, with product MDALHEAGIRAAVALQAGPAWLEQFWLLLTSQLDPNAIYTVFFPLARGLGERVALLLLWSALLAEWLNVVLKWFLFGERPYWWIHESGLSSREQLPLRQFPVTCETGPGSPSGHCMILAAALWPVVTALSKEVSRCTRSRLLRLIPFLAYILLLVAMGLSRIFVLAHFPHQVVTGSLAGMALGWGLQRWPPNFLKCRFFLLTALGLLLGALGLHGLATAAGLDLDWSLRRAGSRCSEPGWLRPETRPWASLCRASGTALGLALAARCSLSRRAAEELRALEPPLGSAALGLLALDVLHKLPRSEGTALWYLNVGARYALGPVLVGSLMPQLILFLRRLRATP